Proteins co-encoded in one Nicotiana sylvestris chromosome 7, ASM39365v2, whole genome shotgun sequence genomic window:
- the LOC104241694 gene encoding uncharacterized protein: MPFEVKSNNEPVKPILRMGHRLETTRHHESSSAGAAEEIKSSQANRSSKSRDKYKVENTVNKPYINRHHDPSKNQNVIQLSSSDNSFGSKENKDDELVKYMSNLPGYLQHAEKGKNIQGKALNFGVLDWERLEKWKYNERMPAKCHRKTLSVSSPFVARRPPTAYGMSFQRKQMPLLGGSASEQKLAEPVQRSQSEFMQTQDLQTTRCPTKHAKQKQRVRKEIPSQRRNSELNIGKYMGSEDLSSVHIKNVNIPSGHTNSVQDCKSEIKFGNEVNPTTQNCATEPKNIVLLVPKHRSETSMEDSQFSESRTSFDEQSAEAMRTRFSDCSSLESYSSELHAVPRSCPLPASSATNTESHVKQHQLPNARGIKSDLRSSPCQNERITTRSSFDAKYLNHHKCDAELGVPAETSQRKDLDTAEQPVAKGRHPSPNKRFSFSLSRMSRSFSFKETSAVSPLNSTNSIPRSGPVGASSSMDISNLEKPNAGVRGRSSPLRRLLDPLLRPKGLHSAETCPPPNGNSNGNTLPTNHSKHVRMKKHQSSTLQALLQLTLKDGVPFFKLVVDDDGGILAAAVKKLPTYGKGGSSLVYAFYAVHEIKRKSGGWMSQGTKEKSAGFGYKVIGQMEISSSKVLNSSINDHKNISVRRESVLYSIDSGQVDKQVPDSSQKRDLASIVIMNSSQNQIGTDTMLDQYKQEAMQHLPGETCETGESKTCGDVVVILPGGTHSLPNDGAPSSLLERWKSGGVCDCGGWDVGCKLKVLEQDKNCRNQDFLNLFIQGGDPRSKPIFSMAPLKNRLYSVEFDSSVPLLEAFSICVSALTSHKLADIFEIGSLGQKPMKTSTTVQAQVPQRYVSSPPPSPVGRI, translated from the exons ATGCCATTTGAAGTGAAATCAAATAATGAGCCGGTGAAGCCTATTTTGAGAATGGGGCACAGACTAGAAACTACACGTCATCATGAAAGCTCCAGTGCTGGAGCTGCAGAAGAGATCAAATCATCCCAAGCAAATCGAAGTTCAAAGTCCAGAGACAAGTATAAAGTCGAAAACACAGTCAATAAACCATACATTAACAGGCATCATGACCCAAGCAAGAATCAAAATGTTATACAGTTAAGCTCTTCTGACAATTCGTTTGGGAGTAAGGAAAACAAAGATGATGAGCTTGTCAAATACATGTCCAATTTGCCAGGTTATCTGCAGCATGcggaaaagggaaagaatatTCAGGGGAAGGCTTTGAATTTTGGAGTCCTTGATTGGGAGCGTCTGGAGAAATGGAAGTATAATGAACGTATGCCTGCAAAGTGTCATCGTAAAACGTTATCAGTTAGTTCTCCATTTGTTGCTAGAAGGCCTCCCACTGCTTATGGCATGTCTTTTCAGAGAAAGCAAATGCCATTACTGGGTGGTTCGGCTTCTGAACAAAAGCTTGCAGAACCTGTCCAGCGATCCCAGTCAGAGTTCATGCAGACCCAGGATTTGCAAACTACTCGGTGCCCCACAAAGCATGCGAAGCAGAAACAACGTGTTAGGAAGGAGATACCATCTCAAAGGCGCAATTCCGAGCTAAATATTGGTAAATACATGGGCAGTGAAGATTTGTCCTCGGTACATATTAAGAATGTCAACATTCCTTCTGGTCATACAAACAGTGTTCAGGATTGTAAAAGTGAGATCAAATTCGGCAATGAAGTCAATCCTACTACCCAAAATTGTGCTACTGAACCCAAGAATATCGTTCTATTGGTTCCGAAACATCGTTCAGAGACAAGTATGGAGGACTCTCAATTCTCAGAATCCCGAACATCTTTTGATGAGCAATCAGCTGAGGCGATGAGGACCAGATTTTCTGATTGTTCTTCTCTGGAGTCCTACTCTAGTGAATTGCATGCTGTTCCGCGTTCGTGTCCTCTGCCTGCTAGCTCTGCAACGAATACAGAGTCTCATGTGAAGCAACACCAATTGCCTAATGCTCGAGGCATAAAGTCAGATTTACGCTCATCCCCATGTCAAAATGAGAGGATAACTACACGCTCTTCATTTGATGCCAAATATCTGAATCACCATAAATGTGATGCAGAATTGGGAGTCCCAGCTGAGACTTCACAGAGAAAGGATTTGGACACTGCAGAGCAGCCAGTTGCAAAGGGAAGACATCCGTCCCCTAATAAGAGATTTAGCTTCAGTCTTAGTCGAATGAGCAGAAGTTTCAGTTTTAAGGAGACTTCGGCTGTTTCACCGTTGAATAGTACAAATAGCATCCCAAGGTCTGGCCCTGTAGGAGCTTCTTCCAGTATGGATATCAGTAATCTAGAGAAGCCAAATGCTGGTGTCAGAGGGAGATCTAGCCCTTTGAGAAGACTCCTAGACCCACTGCTGAGGCCTAAGGGGTTGCATTCAGCTGAGACTTGTCCGCCTCCTAATGGAAACTCAAACGGCAATACTTTACCGACTAACCACAGTAAGCACGTTCGTATGAAAAAGCATCAGTCCTCAACTCTTCAGGCTCTTCTGCAGCTTACACTTAAGGATGGAGTTCCATTTTTTAAACTTGTGGTTGACGATGATGGTGGCATTCTTGCTGCAGCTGTGAAGAAGTTACCAACGTATGGGAAGGGTGGAAGTAGCTTGGTTTATGCTTTCTATGCAGTCCATGAAATTAAAAGGAAGAGTGGGGGTTGGATGAGCCAGGGAACAAAAGAGAAAAGTGCTGGTTTTGGTTATAAAGTGATCGGTCAGATGGAGATTTCTAGTTCCAAAGTTCTGAACTCAAGTATAAATGACCACAAAAACATATCCGTGCGAAGGGAATCTGTCTTGTATAGCATTGATTCTGGACAGGTGGATAAGCAAGTGCCCGATTCTTCTCAAAAAAGAGACCTGGCCTCCATTGTCATTATGAACTCAAGTCAAAACCAAATTGGTACAGATACAATGCTTGATCAATACAAACAAGAAGCTATGCAGCATTTACCTGGAGAGACATGTGAAACGGGAGAAAGCAAGACATGTGGTGATGTTGTAGTCATTCTTCCTGGTGGTACACATAGCTTGCCAAATGATGGAGCTCCTTCCTCATTGCTTGAACGATGGAAATCTGGTGGAGTATGTGATTGCGGAGGGTGGGATGTCGGTTGCAAGCTAAAAGTACTTGAACAGGACAAGAACTGCAGGAACCAAGATTTTCTAAACCTTTTCATTCAg GGAGGAGATCCGAGGAGCAAGCCTATCTTCAGCATGGCACCACTCAAGAATAGACTTTACTCTGTTGAATTTGATTCATCGGTTCCTTTGTTAGAGGCATTCTCCATCTGTGTCTCGGCCCTGACTAGTCACAAACTAGCTGACATCTTCGAAATTGGATCTCTAGGACAGAAGCCGATGAAGACTTCAACCACTGTCCAAGCACAAGTCCCTCAAAGATATGTGTCATCTCCACCTCCGTCACCTGTTGGAAGGATCTAG